The following are encoded together in the Streptomyces tsukubensis genome:
- a CDS encoding phosphatase gives MPIPSRAALVDHLLHTRISGEVATPRENNLSHYRKLANGDRNFWLGLELGDRWTDEQDVLAVMAERCGVIDDPEFRFGQDTINVELTVAGLDRMAARLRKAVAGGERVLFATGHPGALLDVHRRTAGAMRAAGCDVVRIPGGLIADEGCVVQFADVAVFERGASLWHTHSPEPMSAILDGLERAGEEPPALVVADHGWAGRAGQRGVDAVGYADCNDPALFIGEAEGTVQVTVALDDHVTDPRFYEPMTAYLLDAAGLPGADSLH, from the coding sequence ATGCCGATACCGAGCCGTGCCGCCCTTGTCGACCATCTCCTCCACACGCGCATCTCGGGGGAGGTGGCCACACCGCGTGAGAACAACCTGTCCCACTACAGGAAGCTCGCCAACGGCGACCGCAACTTCTGGCTGGGGCTCGAACTCGGTGACCGATGGACCGACGAGCAGGACGTACTCGCCGTGATGGCCGAGCGGTGCGGGGTGATCGACGACCCCGAGTTCCGCTTCGGGCAGGACACCATCAACGTGGAACTGACAGTGGCGGGACTCGACCGGATGGCGGCCAGACTGCGCAAGGCCGTCGCGGGCGGTGAGCGGGTGCTGTTCGCGACCGGGCATCCCGGTGCGCTCCTCGATGTGCACCGGCGTACGGCCGGCGCGATGCGTGCCGCGGGCTGTGATGTCGTACGGATCCCGGGGGGCCTGATCGCGGACGAGGGGTGTGTGGTGCAGTTCGCCGATGTCGCCGTCTTCGAACGCGGCGCCTCCCTGTGGCACACCCACTCCCCCGAACCCATGTCGGCCATCCTCGACGGTCTGGAGCGCGCGGGTGAGGAGCCGCCCGCGCTGGTAGTGGCCGACCACGGATGGGCGGGGCGCGCGGGCCAGCGGGGTGTCGACGCCGTCGGCTACGCGGACTGCAACGACCCCGCCCTGTTCATCGGGGAGGCCGAGGGCACAGTGCAGGTGACGGTGGCGCTGGACGACCATGTCACCGATCCGCGGTTCTACGAGCCGATGACGGCCTACCTGCTGGACGCGGCGGGGCTTCCGGGGGCGGACTCGCTCCACTGA
- a CDS encoding helix-turn-helix domain-containing protein, whose product MSALERGPAGRGRSGLGPAGRGQAGRGQTGLGPVWELVHGVPDRRLRPGVRAYRGYRLEFDRPRRRLEVPTGAVTLVIGFGAPLWTADLSGGPRRSLHPVARTSVLTGLRSHATLGEHSGSAHGVEVILAPWAAYTCFGVAMDQWAEQLLHPGDLLGVRVDALTDALLALPDWPRRFELLDRTLAQWAGDGPRSSPRVVWAWRELCRTAGSIGIRQLAGGTGWSTRQFEHRFRQQIGLAPKTAARVLRLRRALSLLSRGHSGVDTSLRCGFADQAHLSREVKRMTTLSPSRLVAVRTGVAKALVHDRIEGEITSFPAPPRLHGPPAPPRQHGSVAPAQRPGFPLRRGSPALSPPTG is encoded by the coding sequence GTGAGCGCACTGGAACGCGGACCGGCCGGACGCGGACGGTCCGGACTGGGACCGGCGGGACGCGGACAGGCCGGACGCGGACAGACCGGACTCGGGCCCGTGTGGGAACTGGTCCATGGGGTTCCTGACCGCCGCCTGCGACCGGGGGTGCGCGCCTACCGCGGCTACCGACTGGAGTTCGACCGGCCCAGAAGACGGCTTGAGGTGCCCACCGGAGCCGTGACCCTTGTTATCGGATTCGGCGCCCCCTTGTGGACGGCCGATCTCTCGGGTGGCCCGCGCCGCTCCCTCCACCCGGTCGCGAGGACCTCCGTACTCACCGGACTGCGCAGCCACGCGACCCTCGGCGAACACAGCGGCAGCGCCCACGGGGTCGAGGTCATTCTCGCCCCGTGGGCGGCCTACACCTGTTTCGGTGTGGCCATGGACCAGTGGGCGGAGCAACTCCTCCACCCGGGCGATCTCCTCGGTGTCCGCGTCGACGCGCTCACCGACGCGCTGTTGGCGCTCCCTGACTGGCCGCGCCGTTTCGAACTGCTCGACCGGACCCTCGCCCAGTGGGCGGGGGATGGGCCGCGCAGCTCGCCGCGGGTGGTCTGGGCGTGGCGCGAGCTGTGCCGTACGGCGGGCTCCATCGGGATCCGCCAGCTGGCCGGCGGGACGGGGTGGAGCACCCGCCAGTTCGAGCACCGCTTCCGCCAGCAGATCGGACTCGCGCCGAAGACCGCCGCGCGGGTCCTGCGGCTGCGCAGGGCGCTCTCGCTGCTGAGCCGCGGTCACTCGGGGGTGGACACCTCGCTGCGCTGCGGCTTCGCCGACCAGGCGCACCTGAGCCGGGAGGTGAAGCGCATGACGACCCTCAGCCCGAGCCGCCTCGTCGCCGTTCGCACCGGGGTGGCCAAGGCCCTGGTGCACGACAGGATCGAGGGCGAGATCACCAGCTTCCCGGCTCCGCCACGGCTGCATGGCCCGCCGGCTCCACCACGGCAGCACGGCTCAGTGGCCCCGGCACAGCGGCCCGGATTCCCGCTCCGCCGCGGCAGCCCCGCGCTCAGTCCTCCCACGGGCTGA
- a CDS encoding cation diffusion facilitator family transporter, translating into MGAEAAGTERARTGGEPGAPGGSGGPGESTFTVLVAAGANLGIAVAKLIAGLISGSSAMLSEAAHSVADTVTEVLLLIALKRSAKPADEDHPLGYGPERYVWAMLASVATFVGGAVFSVYDGVHTLIRGEELGNPVISYIVLGLAFLLEGYSLRTGVKQMHGEAARSRTPFLRYMRWTPDTTVKAVVMEDSAALAGLVLAAAGLLCAQLTGEGAYDGVASILIGLLLVVVAWVLGRSNAELLVGRPLPRRTREQIRAELLALPHVDAVLDLVTLVQGPGESLVAAKVDFRDASSAAQIEWACEQAENRLRELFPQIRRVYLDPTPGGGQRRRAGLSPWED; encoded by the coding sequence ATGGGCGCAGAAGCGGCGGGTACGGAACGCGCGAGGACGGGCGGCGAGCCGGGAGCGCCCGGTGGGTCCGGTGGGCCCGGTGAGTCCACCTTCACCGTCCTGGTGGCCGCCGGGGCCAACCTCGGTATCGCCGTGGCGAAACTGATCGCGGGCCTCATCAGCGGCTCCAGCGCGATGCTCTCCGAGGCGGCCCACTCGGTGGCCGACACCGTCACCGAGGTACTGCTACTCATCGCCCTCAAACGCAGCGCCAAGCCCGCCGACGAGGACCACCCGCTCGGCTACGGCCCCGAACGGTACGTCTGGGCCATGCTCGCCTCCGTCGCCACGTTCGTGGGCGGCGCCGTCTTCTCGGTGTACGACGGCGTCCACACGCTCATCCGAGGTGAGGAACTGGGCAACCCCGTCATCTCGTACATCGTCCTGGGCCTCGCCTTCCTGCTGGAGGGCTACTCGCTGCGGACCGGCGTCAAGCAGATGCACGGCGAGGCCGCCCGCTCACGCACCCCTTTCCTGCGCTACATGCGCTGGACCCCCGACACCACCGTCAAGGCCGTGGTGATGGAGGACTCCGCCGCCCTCGCCGGGCTGGTGCTCGCGGCGGCCGGCCTGCTCTGCGCCCAGCTCACCGGCGAGGGTGCCTACGACGGTGTCGCCTCGATCCTGATCGGCCTGCTGCTCGTCGTGGTCGCCTGGGTGCTGGGCCGCAGCAACGCGGAACTCCTCGTAGGACGCCCGCTGCCCCGAAGGACCCGCGAGCAGATCCGCGCGGAACTGCTCGCCCTCCCGCACGTCGACGCCGTACTCGACCTCGTCACCCTCGTCCAGGGCCCCGGCGAGTCGCTGGTCGCGGCCAAGGTCGACTTCCGGGACGCCTCGTCCGCCGCCCAGATCGAGTGGGCCTGCGAACAGGCGGAGAACCGCCTGCGTGAACTCTTCCCGCAGATCAGGCGCGTCTACCTGGACCCGACCCCCGGCGGCGGACAGCGCAGGCGCGCGGGGCTCAGCCCGTGGGAGGACTGA
- a CDS encoding acyl-CoA thioesterase, with protein sequence MTDALEGLLDLLDLEQIEEDIFRGLSRPALVPRVFGGQVAAQALVAAGRTVPADRHAHSLHAYFLVAGDPGAPIVYTVDRIRDGRSFTTRRVVAIQHGQPIFHLSASFQTYEEGLDHQAPMPPAPDPDSLPTAEELLPRYEQVIGSPEIVRKLMEAREAVDLRYVDAPPYATAGRPREPRSQVWFRTNGKLGHDSPQLLHVCLATYVSDMTLLDSVLLAHGRGGWVVGDVVGASLDHAMWFHRPFRADEWLLYDQESPSASGGRGLGQARIYTQDGALAITVIQEGVVRVPRA encoded by the coding sequence GTGACCGACGCACTTGAAGGACTCCTCGATCTGCTCGACCTCGAACAGATCGAGGAGGACATCTTCCGGGGACTGTCCAGGCCCGCCCTCGTCCCACGTGTCTTCGGCGGCCAGGTCGCCGCACAGGCGCTGGTCGCCGCGGGCAGGACCGTCCCCGCCGACAGGCACGCGCACTCGCTGCACGCGTACTTCCTGGTGGCGGGCGACCCCGGGGCACCGATCGTCTACACCGTCGACCGCATCCGCGACGGCCGCTCCTTCACCACCAGGCGGGTCGTCGCCATCCAGCACGGGCAGCCGATCTTCCACCTCTCGGCGTCCTTCCAGACGTACGAGGAGGGTCTTGACCACCAGGCCCCCATGCCCCCCGCGCCCGACCCCGACTCGCTGCCCACCGCCGAGGAACTGCTGCCGCGCTACGAGCAGGTCATCGGCTCGCCCGAGATCGTCCGCAAGCTCATGGAGGCCAGGGAAGCCGTCGACCTGCGCTACGTCGACGCCCCGCCCTACGCCACGGCGGGCCGGCCGCGCGAGCCCCGCTCCCAGGTGTGGTTCCGCACCAACGGCAAGCTCGGCCACGACTCCCCGCAGCTCCTGCACGTCTGCCTCGCCACCTACGTCTCCGACATGACACTCCTCGACTCCGTGCTGCTCGCCCACGGGCGCGGCGGCTGGGTCGTGGGCGATGTCGTCGGCGCCAGCCTGGACCACGCCATGTGGTTCCACCGGCCCTTCCGCGCCGACGAGTGGCTGCTCTACGACCAGGAGTCGCCCTCGGCCTCGGGCGGCCGGGGACTCGGCCAGGCCAGGATCTACACCCAGGACGGGGCCCTCGCCATCACGGTCATCCAGGAAGGCGTGGTGCGGGTCCCGCGCGCGTGA
- a CDS encoding acyl-CoA dehydrogenase family protein: MRRTVFNEDHEAFRETIRAFIEAEVVPVYEEWNAAGLVPRDFYYKLGELGVFGIEVPEEFGGAGEESFKFQAVMSEETARAGISFGGSGVHVALCLPYLKAYATDEQKKRWLPDFVSGRSMFAIAMTEPGTGSDLAGMKTTAKLSEDGSHYVLNGAKTFITGGVHADRVIVCARTAAPTPEDRRFGISLFVVDTKSEGYAVGRKLDKMGLKTSDTAELSFTDIKVPVDDLLGEENKGFSYLGQNLPQERLGIAVGAYAQAAAAVRFAQAYVQDRTVFGKTVASFQNTKFELAACKAEVDAARAVVDQALEAHDLGELSAAEAASAKLFTTEVAHRVIDKCLQLHGGYGYMNEYPIARLYADNRVNRIYGGTSEVMKMIIAKDMGL; the protein is encoded by the coding sequence GTGCGCCGTACCGTTTTCAACGAGGACCACGAGGCGTTCCGGGAGACGATCAGGGCCTTCATCGAGGCCGAGGTCGTTCCCGTCTACGAGGAGTGGAACGCGGCGGGCCTGGTGCCTCGCGACTTCTACTACAAACTCGGTGAGCTGGGAGTCTTCGGTATCGAGGTGCCCGAGGAGTTCGGTGGCGCCGGCGAGGAGTCCTTCAAGTTCCAGGCCGTCATGAGCGAGGAGACCGCCCGCGCGGGCATCTCCTTCGGCGGCTCCGGCGTGCATGTCGCGCTCTGCCTCCCGTATCTGAAGGCCTACGCCACCGACGAGCAGAAGAAGCGCTGGCTTCCCGACTTCGTCAGCGGCAGGTCGATGTTCGCCATCGCCATGACCGAGCCCGGTACCGGCTCCGACCTGGCGGGCATGAAGACCACGGCCAAGCTCTCCGAAGACGGCTCCCACTACGTCCTCAACGGCGCCAAGACCTTCATCACCGGCGGTGTCCACGCCGACCGGGTCATCGTCTGCGCACGGACCGCGGCCCCGACACCCGAGGACCGCCGCTTCGGCATCTCCCTCTTCGTCGTCGACACGAAGAGCGAGGGCTACGCCGTCGGCCGCAAGCTCGACAAGATGGGGCTGAAGACCTCGGACACGGCGGAACTGTCGTTCACCGACATCAAGGTCCCCGTCGATGACCTGCTCGGCGAGGAGAACAAGGGCTTCTCCTACCTCGGCCAGAACCTCCCGCAGGAGCGGCTCGGCATCGCGGTCGGCGCCTACGCGCAGGCCGCGGCGGCCGTCCGGTTCGCCCAGGCCTACGTGCAGGACCGCACCGTCTTCGGCAAGACCGTCGCCTCGTTCCAGAACACCAAGTTCGAACTGGCCGCCTGCAAGGCCGAGGTGGACGCGGCCCGCGCGGTCGTGGACCAGGCGCTGGAGGCCCATGACCTCGGCGAGCTGAGCGCGGCCGAGGCCGCGAGCGCCAAACTCTTCACCACCGAGGTCGCCCACCGCGTCATCGACAAGTGCCTGCAGCTCCACGGCGGCTACGGCTACATGAACGAATACCCCATCGCCCGCCTGTACGCGGACAACCGTGTCAACCGCATCTACGGCGGGACCAGCGAGGTCATGAAGATGATTATCGCCAAGGACATGGGACTCTGA
- a CDS encoding SACE_7040 family transcriptional regulator: MSTGSAKAAPTARTREEALTRREQILQQAARLFAERGFHGVGVDEIGAAVGISGPGLYRHFAGKDAMLAELLVGISQRLLSGGKRRVKEAEGPPRRLLDSLIEGHIDFALDDRSLIVLHDRELDRLRESDRKLVRQLQRQYVELWVEAVRKVAPALAEAQARATVHAVFGLLNSTPHQSAVDATGREAMAELLHRLARGAFRAAGETAGGTAGEAVEGTAGEAVGEAGRA; the protein is encoded by the coding sequence ATGAGCACCGGTTCAGCGAAGGCCGCCCCGACGGCGCGCACGCGCGAAGAAGCACTCACCCGTCGTGAGCAGATCCTCCAGCAGGCCGCGCGCCTCTTCGCGGAGCGCGGTTTCCACGGCGTGGGGGTGGATGAGATAGGTGCCGCCGTCGGGATCAGCGGCCCCGGTCTCTACCGCCACTTCGCGGGAAAGGACGCGATGCTCGCGGAGCTGCTCGTGGGCATCAGCCAGCGGCTGCTGTCCGGCGGCAAGCGGCGGGTCAAGGAGGCCGAAGGGCCGCCGCGGAGGCTGCTCGACTCCCTCATCGAGGGGCACATCGACTTCGCGCTCGACGACCGCTCGCTGATCGTGCTGCACGACCGCGAGCTGGACCGGCTGCGCGAGTCCGACCGCAAGCTGGTCCGCCAGTTGCAGCGCCAGTACGTGGAGCTGTGGGTCGAGGCCGTGAGGAAGGTCGCCCCGGCCCTCGCCGAGGCGCAGGCCCGCGCGACGGTGCACGCCGTCTTCGGCCTGCTCAACTCCACTCCGCACCAGTCGGCGGTGGACGCCACCGGCCGTGAGGCGATGGCCGAACTGCTCCACAGGCTGGCGCGCGGCGCGTTCCGCGCCGCGGGGGAGACGGCTGGGGGGACGGCAGGGGAAGCGGTCGAGGGGACGGCGGGGGAGGCCGTGGGCGAGGCCGGGCGGGCGTAA
- a CDS encoding carboxyl transferase domain-containing protein: MSQAPVLTSTADPSSEVWRTNEAAHLALAGELHDRLAAARLGGGERSRARHVARGKLLPRDRVDALLDPGSPFLELAPLAAEGMYGGAAPAAGVIAGIGRVSGRLCVIVANDATVKGGTYYPMTVKKHLRAQEVALENRLPCLYLVDSGGAFLPMQDEVFPDRDHFGRIFYNQARMSGAGIPQIAAVLGSCTAGGAYVPAMSDEAVIVRGQGTIFLGGPPLVKAATGEVVTAEELGGGEVHSRVSGVTDHLAEDDAHALRIVRDIVATLPERGPLPWTVRAPEEPKADPYGLYGAVPADSRTPYDVREVIARLVDGSRFHEFKSEYGTTLVTGFAHLHGHPVGIVANNGILFSESAQKGAHFIELCDQRGIPLVFLQNISGFMVGRDYEAGGIAKHGAKMVTAVACARVPKLTVVIGGSYGAGNYSMCGRAYSPRFLWMWPNAKISVMGGEQAASVLATVKRDQLEARGEEWSAEDEETFRAPVRAQYEEQGNAYYATARLWDDGVIDPLQTRRVLGLALTACAGAPLGEPGYGVFRM, translated from the coding sequence ATGTCGCAGGCACCGGTGCTGACCAGTACCGCCGACCCGTCGTCCGAGGTCTGGCGGACCAATGAGGCGGCGCATCTCGCGCTCGCGGGCGAATTGCACGACCGGCTCGCCGCCGCACGGCTGGGCGGGGGTGAACGGTCGAGGGCCCGTCACGTGGCGCGCGGCAAGCTGCTGCCGCGCGACCGGGTGGACGCCCTGCTCGACCCCGGCTCCCCCTTCCTCGAACTGGCCCCGCTGGCCGCCGAGGGGATGTACGGAGGGGCCGCGCCGGCGGCGGGCGTGATCGCGGGGATCGGGAGGGTCAGCGGCCGACTGTGCGTGATCGTCGCCAATGACGCCACCGTCAAGGGCGGCACGTACTACCCGATGACGGTGAAGAAGCATCTGCGGGCCCAGGAGGTGGCCCTGGAGAATCGGCTGCCGTGTCTGTATCTGGTCGACTCGGGCGGGGCCTTCCTGCCCATGCAGGACGAGGTCTTCCCCGACCGCGACCACTTCGGACGGATCTTCTACAACCAGGCGCGGATGTCGGGCGCGGGCATCCCGCAGATCGCCGCCGTGCTCGGTTCCTGCACGGCGGGCGGCGCCTACGTACCGGCGATGAGCGACGAGGCGGTGATCGTGCGCGGCCAGGGCACGATCTTCCTGGGCGGCCCGCCGCTGGTGAAGGCCGCGACCGGCGAGGTCGTCACCGCGGAGGAGCTGGGCGGCGGCGAGGTCCACTCCAGGGTCTCCGGGGTCACCGACCACCTCGCCGAGGACGACGCGCACGCCCTGCGGATCGTCCGCGACATCGTGGCCACGCTCCCTGAACGCGGGCCGCTCCCGTGGACGGTGCGTGCCCCGGAGGAACCCAAGGCCGACCCGTACGGGCTGTACGGGGCGGTGCCCGCGGATTCCAGGACCCCCTACGACGTGCGCGAGGTCATCGCCAGGCTCGTCGACGGCTCCCGCTTCCACGAGTTCAAGTCGGAGTACGGCACGACGCTGGTGACCGGGTTCGCCCACCTCCACGGGCATCCGGTGGGGATCGTCGCCAACAACGGCATCCTGTTCTCGGAGTCGGCGCAGAAGGGCGCGCACTTCATCGAATTGTGCGACCAGCGTGGTATCCCCCTGGTCTTCCTCCAGAACATCTCCGGCTTCATGGTCGGCCGGGACTACGAGGCGGGCGGCATCGCCAAGCACGGCGCCAAGATGGTGACGGCGGTGGCTTGTGCGCGGGTCCCGAAGCTGACGGTGGTCATCGGCGGATCGTACGGAGCGGGGAACTACTCGATGTGCGGCCGGGCGTACAGCCCGCGTTTCCTGTGGATGTGGCCCAACGCGAAGATCTCGGTGATGGGCGGCGAGCAGGCCGCGTCGGTCCTCGCGACCGTCAAGCGCGACCAGCTCGAAGCGCGTGGCGAGGAGTGGTCGGCCGAGGACGAGGAGACCTTCAGGGCTCCGGTCCGCGCCCAGTACGAGGAGCAGGGCAACGCCTATTACGCGACCGCGCGCCTCTGGGACGACGGCGTGATCGACCCGCTCCAGACCCGCCGGGTGCTGGGTCTTGCCCTGACCGCCTGCGCGGGCGCCCCCTTGGGGGAACCGGGCTACGGCGTCTTCCGGATGTGA
- a CDS encoding ATP-binding protein, with protein sequence MFDSVLIANRGEIAVRVTRTLRRLGVGSVAVFSDADADARHVREADTAVRIGPAPAAESYLSAERLIDAARRSGAGAVHPGYGFLAENADFARACEEAGLIFIGPPASAVELMGDKIRAKETVRAAGVPVVPGSTESGLTDAELAEAAREIGMPVLLKPSAGGGGKGMRLVREEALLAEEIAAARREARSSFGDDTLLVERWVDRPRHIEIQVLADAHGHVVHLGERECSLQRRHQKIVEEAPSVLLDAAVRAEMGEAAVRAARSCGYTGAGTVEFIVPGGDPSSYFFMEMNTRLQVEHPVTELVTGLDLVEWQVRVAAGEELPFTQEDITFTGHAVEARICAETVTVQDGTARFLPSGGTVLALSEPEGDGVRTDSGLSEGAEVGSAYDPMLSKVIAYGQDRASALRKLRAALARTVTLGVPTNAGFVRRLLAHPDVVSGDLDTGLVERAAGELVQGDVPDEVYAAAAAVRGAALAPGAEPGTGWFDPFAAADGWRLGGDAAPLTFPLRVAGAGPVTRETPSGARVTRNGVTVTVDGVVHVFHRAGDWLGKDGDAWQVMDHDPVEAALREAAGTAGTDALTAPMPGTVTVVKAAVGDTVTAGQSLLVVEAMKMEHVIAAPHAGTVTELAVRAGSTVAMDEVLAVVAPDGPAAVEEGEGPLAPGTVGDGEDTREPSTARDGEDARGPGTHGVAGAREPGTHEVAGARKAAPHDEAGPATPAAPATTEAPPGEERSV encoded by the coding sequence ATGTTCGACTCGGTCCTGATCGCCAACCGGGGGGAGATCGCTGTCCGCGTGACGCGTACCCTGCGCCGACTCGGCGTGGGCTCGGTCGCGGTCTTCAGCGACGCCGACGCGGACGCCAGGCACGTACGGGAGGCGGACACGGCCGTACGCATCGGCCCCGCCCCGGCCGCGGAGAGCTATCTCTCGGCGGAACGGCTGATCGACGCGGCGCGCAGATCAGGCGCGGGCGCCGTCCACCCCGGGTACGGCTTCCTCGCGGAGAACGCCGACTTCGCGCGCGCCTGCGAGGAGGCGGGGCTGATCTTCATCGGGCCGCCGGCCTCAGCGGTGGAGTTGATGGGCGACAAGATCCGCGCGAAGGAGACGGTACGGGCGGCGGGGGTTCCTGTGGTGCCCGGCTCCACGGAGAGCGGCCTCACCGACGCGGAACTGGCCGAAGCGGCGCGCGAGATCGGTATGCCCGTACTGCTGAAGCCCTCGGCGGGCGGCGGCGGCAAGGGCATGCGTCTGGTGCGCGAGGAGGCGCTGCTCGCGGAGGAGATCGCGGCGGCCCGGCGTGAGGCGCGTTCCTCGTTCGGCGACGACACGCTGCTGGTGGAGCGCTGGGTGGACCGGCCGCGGCACATCGAGATCCAGGTGCTCGCCGATGCCCACGGACATGTGGTGCACCTCGGGGAGCGCGAGTGTTCCCTCCAGCGCAGGCACCAGAAGATCGTGGAGGAGGCGCCTTCTGTCCTGCTCGACGCGGCGGTGCGCGCCGAGATGGGTGAGGCCGCGGTGCGGGCGGCCCGTTCCTGCGGCTACACCGGGGCGGGGACCGTCGAGTTCATCGTGCCGGGCGGCGACCCCTCCTCGTACTTCTTCATGGAGATGAACACACGCCTCCAGGTCGAGCACCCCGTCACGGAGCTGGTGACGGGACTCGACCTGGTGGAGTGGCAGGTGCGGGTGGCCGCGGGTGAGGAACTGCCGTTCACGCAGGAGGACATCACCTTCACCGGGCACGCGGTGGAGGCGCGGATCTGCGCGGAGACGGTCACCGTCCAGGACGGGACCGCGCGGTTCCTGCCCTCGGGCGGCACGGTCCTCGCCCTCAGCGAGCCCGAGGGCGACGGAGTGCGCACCGACTCGGGGCTCAGCGAGGGGGCCGAGGTCGGCAGCGCCTACGACCCGATGCTCTCGAAGGTGATCGCGTACGGGCAGGACCGGGCAAGCGCCCTGCGCAAACTGCGGGCGGCGCTGGCGCGGACGGTGACGCTCGGCGTGCCGACCAACGCCGGGTTCGTCCGCAGGCTGCTCGCCCACCCGGATGTCGTCTCGGGTGACCTGGACACGGGGCTCGTGGAGCGGGCGGCCGGCGAGCTGGTCCAGGGGGACGTTCCGGACGAGGTGTACGCGGCGGCCGCGGCCGTGCGCGGGGCGGCGCTCGCCCCCGGCGCGGAGCCGGGGACCGGCTGGTTCGACCCGTTCGCGGCGGCGGACGGCTGGCGGCTCGGCGGGGACGCGGCGCCGCTCACGTTCCCGCTGCGGGTCGCGGGCGCTGGTCCCGTCACCCGGGAGACACCCTCCGGGGCGCGGGTCACGCGGAACGGGGTGACGGTCACTGTCGACGGTGTCGTGCATGTCTTCCACCGGGCGGGCGACTGGCTGGGCAAGGACGGCGACGCCTGGCAGGTCATGGACCACGACCCGGTGGAGGCGGCGCTCCGTGAGGCGGCGGGCACGGCGGGCACCGACGCGTTGACGGCCCCCATGCCGGGCACGGTCACCGTGGTGAAGGCCGCCGTCGGAGACACGGTCACGGCGGGACAGAGCCTGCTGGTGGTCGAGGCGATGAAGATGGAGCACGTCATCGCGGCCCCGCACGCGGGCACCGTCACGGAGCTGGCGGTGCGGGCGGGCTCCACCGTGGCGATGGACGAGGTACTGGCGGTGGTCGCCCCGGACGGGCCCGCGGCGGTCGAGGAGGGCGAGGGCCCCCTGGCCCCCGGCACGGTCGGGGACGGCGAGGATACGCGGGAACCCTCCACGGCCAGGGACGGCGAAGATGCGCGGGGCCCCGGCACGCACGGGGTGGCAGGGGCGCGGGAACCCGGCACGCACGAGGTGGCAGGGGCGCGGAAAGCCGCGCCGCATGACGAGGCAGGGCCCGCGACCCCGGCGGCCCCGGCGACCACCGAGGCACCCCCTGGTGAGGAGCGCTCCGTATGA
- a CDS encoding hydroxymethylglutaryl-CoA lyase, with protein sequence MSSAHPLGLPMAVPVPGLPARVRIHEVGARDGLQNEKATVPTEVKAEFIHRLAGAGLSTVEATSFVHPKWVPQLADAEALFPLLSGLDVELPVLVPNERGLERALALGADRVAVFASVTESFAKANLNRTVDESLTAFAPVVERAKGAGCRVRGYLSMCFGDPWEGQVPVDRVVTVARALLDMGCDELSLGDTIGVATPGHVTALLAALDTAGIGADVLGVHFHDTYGQALSNTLAALQHGVSTVDASAGGLGGCPFAKSATGNLATEDLVWMLQGLGIETGVDLAELTATSLWMAGHLGRPSPSRTVRALGPAAAPSSEE encoded by the coding sequence ATGAGTTCCGCGCACCCTCTGGGGCTGCCCATGGCGGTGCCCGTGCCGGGGTTGCCGGCCCGGGTGCGGATTCACGAGGTGGGGGCGCGGGACGGTCTACAGAACGAGAAGGCGACCGTACCGACCGAGGTGAAGGCGGAGTTCATCCACCGGCTCGCGGGAGCGGGACTCAGCACCGTCGAGGCGACGAGTTTCGTGCACCCCAAGTGGGTTCCCCAACTCGCTGACGCGGAGGCCCTGTTCCCCCTGCTCTCGGGGCTGGACGTGGAGCTTCCCGTACTGGTGCCCAACGAACGGGGTCTTGAGCGGGCCCTCGCGCTGGGCGCCGACCGGGTCGCGGTCTTCGCCAGTGTGACGGAGAGCTTCGCCAAGGCCAATCTGAACCGCACGGTCGACGAGTCACTGACCGCCTTCGCCCCTGTGGTGGAACGCGCGAAGGGAGCGGGCTGCCGGGTCCGCGGCTATCTTTCCATGTGCTTCGGGGACCCGTGGGAGGGCCAGGTCCCCGTGGACAGGGTCGTCACGGTCGCGCGGGCCCTGCTGGACATGGGGTGCGACGAGTTGAGCCTCGGCGACACCATCGGCGTGGCCACTCCCGGCCATGTGACGGCCCTGCTCGCCGCGTTGGACACGGCGGGGATCGGCGCGGATGTCCTCGGTGTGCACTTCCACGACACCTATGGCCAGGCCCTGTCCAACACGCTGGCCGCGCTCCAGCACGGAGTGAGCACCGTCGACGCCTCGGCGGGCGGCCTTGGCGGCTGCCCGTTCGCGAAGAGCGCCACAGGCAATCTCGCCACCGAGGATCTGGTGTGGATGCTCCAGGGGCTCGGGATCGAGACCGGCGTCGATCTGGCGGAGCTCACCGCCACCAGTCTCTGGATGGCCGGACACCTCGGCCGTCCCAGCCCCTCCCGCACGGTTCGCGCCCTCGGCCCGGCCGCCGCCCCATCTTCCGAGGAGTGA